The stretch of DNA CATTCCATTACCATCAAATatcaaaaaatacaaaaacaaaatcagatAAACAGACACACAACCAAAAAAACatagagagaaagagaggaaCCAACCAAAACAACCAACCACCATATTTGCTTCCATTCCACCAAAACAACAATGCCCCATCGTAATAGTAACTCGTGGCACTCATCGCCACCGTTAATCAGTCCACCACTCCTCATCATTCTATTACCTATCCTCACCTTAACCCTCCTCTTCCTCACCGTCCCTCCCCTTCTCTCCGCCGTCAAAACAAGCAACTGGAACATGAACTCCCTCAACATTCTCCTCGTCGTTTTCGCCATCTTATTCGGAATTTTCTCTAGAAAAAACGACGACGATTCATCTTCTTCCAAGCAACAAATCCAAAACGACGCATTCCGCAGCGTTTCAGTTTCAGACACGCAACAATGGTATGGATTCTCTAGTGATGAGAGGAAAGTGTTTGATGAAAGTTCGAATCGGTTACAGTCACCGGTTACCGGTGTTAACCGGTTGAGAAGGAGTAGTAGTTCTTATCCAGATCTACGTCAGATAGAAACCGGTGATGACGGTTACAAGTTTCGTTTCTTTGATGATTTTGAAATCGAGAAACAGTTTCGTTCTCCGGTGAGAGCTACATTTTCTGTCTCGGACCACCGTAAACGGTTGCCGGAGTATCGAAGTAGACAAGAAGAACTACAAGAAGTTCATGTTAAGGAAATTCCGGTGGACACTTTTGAGATTCGTTCGTCTTCTCCGGTGAAGTCACGTTCACCTCCTTCGCCACCGCCACCTCCGCCGGTTTTATCTCGGCGTCATTCGAATCAGATGCATCGGAGTGTGGAGAGTAGGAGTGAGATAACTGAGGTTGAAGATCTCGAGTTCACGAGGTTAGAGTCTCGGCCGCATGATCCTCCGCCGCCGTTGTCGCCGTCGCCTCCACGGTTGTCGGCGAAGACACGATCGGAGAAGACGGAGCGAAGGAAGAGTAATGTGAAGAGAGAGATAGCAATGGTTTGGGCTTCGGTACTTTCTAATCAGAGAAAGCGAAAGAAGAAGCAGAGACCGAAAAATGATCACAATCACCGTTATGATAATGTTGAGGAATTAACAAACAACACGATGGCTGCACCGATGACTCCGCCGCCTCCTCCGCCACCCCCACCTTCAGTTTTTCATAGTATATTCAGAAAAGGACTTGGTAAGAACAAGAAAATTTATTCAGTACCGGCGCCGCCTCCTCCTCCGCCGTCCAGGAGATCGTCTAGGCTAAAGAATCAAATCCCTCCGCCACCGCAGACTCCTCCACCGGCATTACCACGCCGGAGAAATAACACGAAGCCGCCATTACCAAACAAATCAAGCAATTTCAACGAGACATTAAACTCCGGCAACCAGTCACCACTGATCCCTGTTCCGCCACCTCTACCGCCGTTCAAGCTGCCGGCGATGAAGTTTGTGGTTCGGGGTGATTTTGTTAAGATACAAAGTAACCAGAGTTCGCGAAGTACTTCGCCTGAACGGGAGCACATTGATGTGGAAGTTTCAGAAGCCACAGCTGTTACTAACACCGTTATGAATCACAATGGCAATGTTGGTGAGTCGGTTTTTTGTCCCAGCCCCGACGTGAATGCGAAGGCAGCGACATTCATTGCTCGTCTCAGGGGAGAATGGAAGCTGCAAAAGCTTAACTCCATCAAGGAGAAAGGCAATGCCTCATTGCCTCTTGCAAGAGATTAATTACACTAAACGAGTGTTTTAAATATCGGTCCGCCATTGTAATCTCGGCCACAACATAATgattttcaatgttttaatgcGACTGCAGTTGCGGCTGTATCTGCTGCATTTGACCGCAATTCTCTGCGTTGTTAAGAACTACGCGAATCGCACGTTAATGATGGCTATATCTGCTCCATTTGACTTCAGTTCACTGCATTGTTAAGAACTACGTGATCGCATGCGATCGCAATTTAAAACCCTATTATACTACACTTTGTAAAAAGATCTATTAAGGAATTGGGCTCTAATTATGGTTTTTTGGTTCAATTATTAGAGCCTACTGAACAAATATTTTTGAGAGATTTGagtttggttttgattttgattttttaatcgGGTAAACCGGGTTTTGTTGATTGATTTTGATCTACGGCTTTTTGTTACTATGATCCTATAGATCATGCATTAGAATTTAATTATAACTGATTTGTATAGGAAGATAGCTTAGGTGAAGCTCTAATTATGTTTTTGATGTCTTATTAGAGCTTCTACCTGATTATTTGAAGTGTGAACTTATGGTTTGGCACAGCTTGTATGTTTCTATAATATGCAGCAATGAACCTCTGATTGTATTTTTGAATAAAGATGTGATTTACTATTGGATATATGAATCTAGTTGGATTATGCGACACCAACATAGCGATACttgtaataatttaagaaaattaattgaatgtaatcgTATGTGTTGGTGTTCTACATCAGTGTGTTACTTGTAAGATTTATTTTGCAAACAATCAAAAAGGTGACTGTACTTTATAATTGTGATGTATACATGAAGATTTGAGGATCACAATGAGGAAAGGAGATTTCAATTTTCAAGCATGTACTATAGTTTTCAAGCCTAATAAAGGAGAACCACTTTCACTAAGAATCTTTGCTTTCTGTTGCCCAGTCAAATATGAAGTGAACAATCTATGTCCTAAATTCCTAATCCATGCATAGCCTAATTAA from Trifolium pratense cultivar HEN17-A07 linkage group LG5, ARS_RC_1.1, whole genome shotgun sequence encodes:
- the LOC123884357 gene encoding formin-like protein 18, giving the protein MPHRNSNSWHSSPPLISPPLLIILLPILTLTLLFLTVPPLLSAVKTSNWNMNSLNILLVVFAILFGIFSRKNDDDSSSSKQQIQNDAFRSVSVSDTQQWYGFSSDERKVFDESSNRLQSPVTGVNRLRRSSSSYPDLRQIETGDDGYKFRFFDDFEIEKQFRSPVRATFSVSDHRKRLPEYRSRQEELQEVHVKEIPVDTFEIRSSSPVKSRSPPSPPPPPPVLSRRHSNQMHRSVESRSEITEVEDLEFTRLESRPHDPPPPLSPSPPRLSAKTRSEKTERRKSNVKREIAMVWASVLSNQRKRKKKQRPKNDHNHRYDNVEELTNNTMAAPMTPPPPPPPPPSVFHSIFRKGLGKNKKIYSVPAPPPPPPSRRSSRLKNQIPPPPQTPPPALPRRRNNTKPPLPNKSSNFNETLNSGNQSPLIPVPPPLPPFKLPAMKFVVRGDFVKIQSNQSSRSTSPEREHIDVEVSEATAVTNTVMNHNGNVGESVFCPSPDVNAKAATFIARLRGEWKLQKLNSIKEKGNASLPLARD